ACCAGGTCTTTAATGTTTTCCAGAACATAACTTAAGTCTTTTTCTTTATAGCACAAATAAGTCGGAACGTTAGGAATTATAGCTTCTTCTCCAAGATAATATTTTATTATTTCAGGGACAAAAGAGTATATTGCTTTATCATCTGCTATTCCTGCCCCCGGAGCATTTACAAGGGCAACATTACCTTTTTTATACGCATTGAGCAGACCCGGAACCCCAAGTAAAGAATCCTTATTGAAAACAAGCGGATCTAAATAGCTATCATCCAACCTTCTGTATATAACATCTACTTTTTGCAAGCCTTTTGTTGTTTTCATGAAGACTTTGTCATCTTTTACAAGCAAATCGCTTCCTTCTACAAGTTCTACACCCATTTGTCTTGCAAGAAAAGAATGTTCAAAATATGCCGAATTATAAATTCCCGGTGTTAATACACAAACTACAGGATTATTAGTCTTTTCTCCAGCCAGAAAATTCAACATTTCAAAAAGTCTTACGGGATAATCTTCTACAGGACGGACTTTTAGAGTTTCAAAAATTTGAGGGAAGGTTTTTTTAGTCATTTGCCTGTTTTCAAAAACATAAGAAATACCTGAAGGGCATCTTAAATTATCTTCAAGCACATAAATCTGACCGTCTTTATCTCTGACCAGATCTGTTCCTGTAATATGACACCAGATTTTGTGGGGTGGAGTTAATTCTTCATATATTTTTTTATATGATTCGCAGGATAAAATTAAATCTTCGGGAATAATTTTATCTTTTATAATTTTTTTTTCAGTATAAATATCGTTTATGAAGAGATTTAAGGCTGTTATTCTTTGTTTTAAGCCTTTTTCAATGTATTCCCATTCTTTACTGTCAATAATTCTGGGTATAATATCAAAAGGAAATATTTTTTCTTCTGCATTAGAATTGCCGTAGACATTAAAAGTAATGCCAAGATTCAAAAAAGCTTTTTCTGCTGCTTTTTGCCTTTGCTCAAGTTCATTTTTTTTAAGTTTATTGAGTGTTTTTATAATTATTTCAGTATTTTTTTGTGGAATATTTTTTTTAAAAAAATACTCGTCATAAAAATCTTCAATTAAATAAGAATCAAAGTTATAAATTTTTTTATTCCTTTCTCAGTAAAGAGATTGATTATATTTTAGTATAAAAGGTTAAACTAATCTTTTAATATTTTTATTTTCAGTTTCTTTAGCTTTTAATTGTTTTTCTCTTGCTTTGTTGGTCATAAAGTTGTTAAGAGCAGGCATTCCCAGTCCTAAAACCAGCATTGACCAGGCAAATCCTCCTATGATTGCAGCAGCGTGAATTGCCATATTTTTATTTACTGTAGCAGCAGGGAGATTTTTATTCATTGCTCTTATTTCGCTTGGAGTTTTTAGTGATAAATTGCTAAGCCAGTTAGAAGCAGTTTTAAGTGCTGCTTTGATTGGATTTGCGTTTTTGTCAACTATAGGACCTGTTATATTAACAAAAGACAGTCCTTTTTTGTCTGCAAGATGTGCAATTCCTTTAGTAACAAAGCCTCCTAAAACGAGCCAGTTAAGAAAACCACAAGAATCTCTGAGTGTAGTAACTTTTACTTCCTGCTCATCTCTGGAACAAAGAACTCTAGACACAAGACTAGTACCGTAAATTAACTTTATAAGATCCATATGCGCACTTTTGCCTTTTAATTCAATGGTATCCATAAAGTTTTTAGCCCCGCCGGACTTAAAAAATCCTCTATTTTTACTGAAAGCACCCATTGTAATAAGAGTAATTGATCCTAATATTCCGGCGCCAATGCCTTTTGCGAGCCAGAGGCCTGCTTTGTTTTTCTTTTTTTCAGGATTATTCTGGGCAGTCTTCTCTTGTTTTCCAAAATCTTGATAAGCAGAATAGCCGCTTTTTCCTGTTCTTAGTCTTGTAATAGCATTATTAATGGCAGGCAAAGTAATAATACCTGCTATGGATAAACCTGTTGCCCAGAGGGTTTTCTTTTTGGAGAATTTAACGATATGATCAACAGTTCCTTCAAGTTTTTCAGGCAATGTTGTAGTGAATTTTTTGCCTACAGAAACAATATCTTCCAAAAGTGTATTTATATCTGTCGAAAAATGAGGTTCTGTGCCGACTTTTACTTTAAGAAAATCAGCGGCTCCTGTATGCAATGTATAATCTTCAGCTACTCCAGAAAGTAATTTCTTTTCGAATTTTTTGTCCTGATTATTCATCATCAAGTCGGTGAGACTTTCCGAGAATGAATCCAGCTCTCTTTTACCAAGCTTATTAAAAGTAGTATTCGTGGTGGTTGCTGCTGTATTTTCCAGAATTAAGTTATTATATTTTTTTATAATTTTATATTTTTCTTCCTGTGTTGAAGTTTCAGGATGGAAATTTCTTCCGCCCGCCATTTTCCAGGCTTCGTGAAGACTTCTTATAGTGTCTTTTCCTGCCCCAATTCCTTTATACCCCTGACTTGCCATCATTAAAGCCGCAACAATTCCGGGACCAAAAGGATTAAATAAAACAGGAGCAACTTCTCTAAAAAGAGTTTCTGTTCCGTAAACAGGGTTTTGTTTGTAATCAGTATAAGTTCTGGGCGCAATCATAGTAGTAGCATCCAAAAACGCCACTTCTGCAACAGGGTTTTGCTTTAAATACTCTAATCCTCCTGCAAGAACTCTCGAAGAGAGTGCATCTGCAAAGCCAAAAGAAACAGATTTTTTATTTTTTTCATATGTAACATAATTTTTTTGTGCAACTGAAAGCATTAAATTTATTAACCTTCCCGATTCTGTTCTTACTCTTTTTAACTTGTTTGCTTTTACATTTTTATATGGAGAGATATTAGTATTAAAAATTGTTAGATCGATAAAGTGTTCTTTTTACAATTCTTCTATTATTTTAAATTAGCCTATTTAATTAAAGTCTGTCAATAATAAAAATTGCGCAAAACAAAGAGTAACTCTGAAAAAATCAAATTTGGTATAAAAAAATTTTTTTCAAAAAATCAATAATTTATAAAATTTTTTTTAAAAAATATAAGTTTGAATTCAAAAAATTTGAAATTTTTCAAATTTTTTTGAAAATTATTATAATATTTTGAAAATTTTGTAATTTTTTAAAATCTAAAAAAAAATAAATTTTTACATTACTTATAAAGTTTTATTAAGTTTGGTTACTTTTTATTACACCGGTAGGATAACAAAAAAATATCAAAGCTTGATTTTTGTTTTAATATTTTTCAACAAAGTTTTTTGTTACATTTTTGTAAGATGTTTTGATTATATTAAAACAAAAAATCCTTTTACGAACGACTCAGCATGCCATCAATCTTTCATTTCTCCCTTCAGTAGGGGATTTCCGGCATGCAGTATTTTTTTAAAAATTTGGACTGATTAAGAACTTTGCACAAAGTATATTAACTTTTGTTAATTTTGTTTACTTTTTGTTATGACGGTAGAATAATATAAAAGTGTAAAATAATTAGCTTTATAGAAGTACAAAAATGATTAATTTTTCTTTAAATCTAAAAACCCGTATCCACTTTGGCAAAGGTGCAATTTCAAATTTAAAATCCGAATTAAGTCCCTACAAAAGAATATTGCTTGTGACCGGCTCGGGAAGTGTTAAAAAATTTGGTATTTATGATACCGTAATGGCTGAATTATCGGCAACAGAAAAAGAAGTATACGAACTTTCAGGCATAAAGCCAAATCCTTCAATAGATTCTGTTTATGACGGAATAAAAATATGCAAAGAAAACAATATAGACTTTATTCTTGCTCTTGGCGGCGGCTCAGTAATTGATGCAGCAAAAGCAATAGCGGCAGGAGTTGTTTATAAAGGCGATGTTTGGGAGCTTTACCTTGATAACAGCAAATTCGAAGGGGCATTAAAAACAGGCTGTATCCTTACAATTGCTGCAACAGGCTCGGAATCTAACAGAAATTCAATAATTACAAATGAAAAAACAAAAGAGAAGCTGGGGCTTCGAATGGAAGAGTTAAGACCGGAATTTGCCGTCCTTGACCCGACTTATACATATACACTTTCATCTGTTCAAACAGCTGCAAGCGTTGCAGATATTATGTCCCATGTTTTCGAACAATATTTCTCATCGACAAAAGAGGCATGTTTAACAGATGGAATCTCTGAAAGCGTTTTGAAAACTTGTATAAAATTTGCCCCTGTTCTTTTAAAAGATCCGAAAAATTATGAAGCAAGGTCAGAAATTATGTGGGCATCAACAATTGCTTTAAACGGTCTGCTCACCGTTGGAAAACTCGGAGATTGGGCTTCGCACATGATAGAGCATGAGCTTTCTGCCTATTATGATTTAAACCACGGAATCGGGCTTGCAATACTTTTTCCGAATTGGATGAAAAGAGTCGCTGATGACTCAAGACTTTGGAAATTCAGAGATTATGCAGTTAATGTCTGGGATTTTCCTGCATCTTTGAGCGATAGAGAACTTGCGGATGCTTCTATTAAAAAAACAAGAGAATTTTTTAACAGTCTTAATCTCCCGTCAACCCTAAGAGAGGTTAATATTGACGAAAAATATTTCGAATTAATGGCTGAAAATATTGAAAAAAGGAAAACACTTGGTACTTTCAAAGTTCTTAACAAAGAAGATATAATTGAAATCTACAAGCTTTCTTTATAAAATAGTTAATTATAAAAGATAATTAGTAAACTTATATATTAAAAGAGGAAACCATGTCAGAAATTGTATTACGAATAGTTGGAAATCCCGGAGACGGTGTCATAAGTTCCGGTGATATCTTCACTCTGGCTTCAGCAAGAAGCGGAAGATACGTCAGTACACACAGATCATTCCCCACAGAAGTGCGCGGCGTTGATCAAAGTTTATATCAGCTTCGAATAAGCTCAAAAAAAATCCTAACACCTTCTGATAACGAAGATATTTTAATCGCTTTTAACGAAAAAACTTTAAGAGAAAACATTACAAGTCTTAAACCGGGCGGAATTCTTCTCTTTGATTCTTCGGAAACCGATAACACATTTGAAGAATATCCGGATATCGTTAAATATTTTGTTCCTATTTCCAATTGGGCTAAAGAATTTGGTTCAATAAAAACAAAAAACATGGTCGCTCTCGGCATTTTATCAGGATTAATCCCGAATCTGGAGATTAAAGACCTGCTGAAAGACGATATTCAAAGACGATATGAAACAAAAGGCGAAGAAATAATCAAATTAAACTTTAAGGCTCTTGATGCGGCATATAATTATGCACGACAAAATCTTGATAAAAATACAATTTTAGAAACACTGAATATAGAAAAGAGCGGTAAAAAGCTTATTATGAGCGGTTGCGAAGCAATGGCTTATGGGGCACTGGTTGCAGGGTGCAGATTTTATTCAGGTTATCCAATTACACCTGCTACAGAAATTATGGAATTTCTTGCAAAAGAAATGCCTCGTCTTGGCGGCAACGTAATTCAATGTGAAGATGAAATAGCCGCAATTACTGCTGCTATCGGCGCATCATTTTCAGGTGTTAAAGCGATGACAGCCACAAGCGGTCCGGGGCTTTCACTGATGTCAGAAGCATTAGGACTTGCTTCAATGGCAGAAATCCCTGTCGTTATTGTTGATGTACAAAGAGGAGGTCCTAGTACTGGTCTTCCTACAAAAACAGAGCAATCCGAC
This genomic window from bacterium contains:
- a CDS encoding circularly permuted type 2 ATP-grasp protein: MPQKNTEIIIKTLNKLKKNELEQRQKAAEKAFLNLGITFNVYGNSNAEEKIFPFDIIPRIIDSKEWEYIEKGLKQRITALNLFINDIYTEKKIIKDKIIPEDLILSCESYKKIYEELTPPHKIWCHITGTDLVRDKDGQIYVLEDNLRCPSGISYVFENRQMTKKTFPQIFETLKVRPVEDYPVRLFEMLNFLAGEKTNNPVVCVLTPGIYNSAYFEHSFLARQMGVELVEGSDLLVKDDKVFMKTTKGLQKVDVIYRRLDDSYLDPLVFNKDSLLGVPGLLNAYKKGNVALVNAPGAGIADDKAIYSFVPEIIKYYLGEEAIIPNVPTYLCYKEKDLSYVLENIKDLVVKTVDGAGGYGMLIGPKSTGEEISEFREKVKANPRKYIAQPVISLSRVPVMADNNFEGRHVDLRPYIIYGKDIFVLPGGLTRVALKKGSLVVNSSQGGGSKDTWVIA
- a CDS encoding iron-containing alcohol dehydrogenase, with protein sequence MINFSLNLKTRIHFGKGAISNLKSELSPYKRILLVTGSGSVKKFGIYDTVMAELSATEKEVYELSGIKPNPSIDSVYDGIKICKENNIDFILALGGGSVIDAAKAIAAGVVYKGDVWELYLDNSKFEGALKTGCILTIAATGSESNRNSIITNEKTKEKLGLRMEELRPEFAVLDPTYTYTLSSVQTAASVADIMSHVFEQYFSSTKEACLTDGISESVLKTCIKFAPVLLKDPKNYEARSEIMWASTIALNGLLTVGKLGDWASHMIEHELSAYYDLNHGIGLAILFPNWMKRVADDSRLWKFRDYAVNVWDFPASLSDRELADASIKKTREFFNSLNLPSTLREVNIDEKYFELMAENIEKRKTLGTFKVLNKEDIIEIYKLSL
- a CDS encoding 2-oxoacid:acceptor oxidoreductase subunit alpha is translated as MSEIVLRIVGNPGDGVISSGDIFTLASARSGRYVSTHRSFPTEVRGVDQSLYQLRISSKKILTPSDNEDILIAFNEKTLRENITSLKPGGILLFDSSETDNTFEEYPDIVKYFVPISNWAKEFGSIKTKNMVALGILSGLIPNLEIKDLLKDDIQRRYETKGEEIIKLNFKALDAAYNYARQNLDKNTILETLNIEKSGKKLIMSGCEAMAYGALVAGCRFYSGYPITPATEIMEFLAKEMPRLGGNVIQCEDEIAAITAAIGASFSGVKAMTATSGPGLSLMSEALGLASMAEIPVVIVDVQRGGPSTGLPTKTEQSDLNLAIYGTHGDTPKIVLAPINVEDSFYQTIKAFNYAEKYQVPVLILSDVSLGERRECIDMINIDEIEVINRLKPEKTHKNIPYSRYAITDSGISPMTTPGEEGGTYIATGLEHSENSAPSSKPEVHAAMTEKRFKKLDTAIHDFLAAKKYGDDDARFGIISWGSTSGAVLEAIDQADKLGYKVQALYPRTVYPFPSEWINDFLRNKDIVLIVERNYSAQFANTIVYRCTCLNKNLQIHNLMKYNGEPFTTNEILSKIEQIIKGQYLKFTTHQPGLKI